Proteins co-encoded in one Dasypus novemcinctus isolate mDasNov1 chromosome 6, mDasNov1.1.hap2, whole genome shotgun sequence genomic window:
- the PDCD4 gene encoding programmed cell death protein 4 isoform X1, which produces MDIENEQVLNVNPTDPDNLSDSLFSGDEENAGTEEIKNEINGNWISASSINEARINAKAKRRLRKNSSRDSGRGDSVSDNGSEALRSGVTVPTSPKGRLLDRRSRSGKGRGLPKKGGAGGKGVWGTPGQVYDVEEVDVKDPNYDDDQENCVYETVVLPLDERAFEKTLTPIIQEYFEHGDTNEVAEMLRDLNLGEMKSGVPVLAVSLALEGKASHREMTSKLLSDLCGTVMSTNDVEKSFDKLLKDLPELALDTPRAPQLVGQFIARAVGDGILCNTYIDSYKGTVDCVQARAALDKATVLLSMSKGRKRKDSVWGSGGGQQSVNRLVKEIDMLLKEYLLSGDISEAEHCLKELEVPHFHHELVYEAIVMVLESTGESTFKMILDLLKSLWKSSTITVDQMKRGYGRIYSEIPDINLDVPHSYSVLERFVEECFQVGIISKQLRDLCPSRGRKRFVSEGDGGRLKPESY; this is translated from the exons aTGGACATAGAAAATGAGCAGGTACTGAATGTAAACCCCACAG atCCTGATAATTTAAGTGATTCTCTCTTTTCTGGTGATGAAGAAAATGCTGGGACTgaggaaataaagaatgaaatcAATGGAAATTGGATTTCGGCATCCTCCATTAATGAAGCTAGAATTAATGCAAAGGCAAAAAGGCGACTACGGAAAAACTCATCCCGGGACTCTGGCAGAGGCGATTCAGTCAGTGATAATGGAAGTGAAGCCCTTAGAAGTGGAGTAACTGTGCCAACTAGTCCAAAGGGAAGGTTGCTAGATAGGCGATCCAGATCTGGGAAAGGAAGGGGACTACCAAAGAAAG GTGGTGCAGGAGGCAAAGGTGTCTGGGGTACACCTGGACAGGTATATGATGTGGAGGAGGTAGATGTGAAAGATCCTAACTATGATGATGACCAG GAGAACTGTGTTTATGAAACTGTAGTTCTGCCTTTGGATGAGAGAGCGTTTGAGAAGACTTTAACACCAATCATTCAGGAATATTTTGAGCATGGAGATACTAATGAGGTTGCG gaaatgctaagagatttaaatcttGGTGAAATGAAAAGTGGAGTACCAGTGTTAGCAGTGTCCTTGGCTTTGGAAGGGAAGGCTAGTCATAGAGAAATGACATCTAAGCTTCTTTCTGACCTTTGTGGGACAGTTATGAGCACAAATGATgtagaaaaatcatttgataaattGTTGAAAGATCTACCTGAATTAGCTCTGGATACTCCTAGAGCGCCACAg TTGGTGGGCCAGTTTATTGCCAGAGCTGTTGGAGATGGAATTTTATGTAATACCTATATTGATAGTTACAAAGGAACTGTAGATTGTGTACAGGCTAG agctGCTCTGGACAAGGCTACAGTGCTCCTGAGTATGTCTAAAGGTAGAAAGCGTAAAGACAGTGTGTGGGGCTCTGGAGGTGGGCAGCAGTCTGTTAATCGCCTTGTCAAAGAG ATTGATATGCTGCTGAAAGAGTATTTACTCTCTGGAGACATATCTGAAGCTGAACATTGCCTTAAGGAACTGGAAGTACCTCATTTTCACCATGAGCTTGTTTATGAG GCTATTGTAATGGTTTTAGAGTCAACTGGAGAAAgtacatttaaaatgattttggattTATTAAAATCTCTTTGGAAGTCTTCTACAATTACTGTAGACCAAATGAAAAGG GGTTATGGAAGAATTTACAGTGAAATTCCAGACATTAATCTGGATGTCCCACATTCATACTCGGTGCTTGAACGATTTGTTGAAGAATGTTTTCAGGTTGGAATAATTTCCAAACAACTCAGAGATCTTTGTCCTTCAAG GGGCAGAAAGCGTTTTGTAAGTGAAGGAGATGGAGGTCGTCTTAAACCAGAGAGCTACTGA
- the PDCD4 gene encoding programmed cell death protein 4 isoform X2, translated as MDIENEQVLNVNPTENAGTEEIKNEINGNWISASSINEARINAKAKRRLRKNSSRDSGRGDSVSDNGSEALRSGVTVPTSPKGRLLDRRSRSGKGRGLPKKGGAGGKGVWGTPGQVYDVEEVDVKDPNYDDDQENCVYETVVLPLDERAFEKTLTPIIQEYFEHGDTNEVAEMLRDLNLGEMKSGVPVLAVSLALEGKASHREMTSKLLSDLCGTVMSTNDVEKSFDKLLKDLPELALDTPRAPQLVGQFIARAVGDGILCNTYIDSYKGTVDCVQARAALDKATVLLSMSKGRKRKDSVWGSGGGQQSVNRLVKEIDMLLKEYLLSGDISEAEHCLKELEVPHFHHELVYEAIVMVLESTGESTFKMILDLLKSLWKSSTITVDQMKRGYGRIYSEIPDINLDVPHSYSVLERFVEECFQVGIISKQLRDLCPSRGRKRFVSEGDGGRLKPESY; from the exons aTGGACATAGAAAATGAGCAGGTACTGAATGTAAACCCCACAG AAAATGCTGGGACTgaggaaataaagaatgaaatcAATGGAAATTGGATTTCGGCATCCTCCATTAATGAAGCTAGAATTAATGCAAAGGCAAAAAGGCGACTACGGAAAAACTCATCCCGGGACTCTGGCAGAGGCGATTCAGTCAGTGATAATGGAAGTGAAGCCCTTAGAAGTGGAGTAACTGTGCCAACTAGTCCAAAGGGAAGGTTGCTAGATAGGCGATCCAGATCTGGGAAAGGAAGGGGACTACCAAAGAAAG GTGGTGCAGGAGGCAAAGGTGTCTGGGGTACACCTGGACAGGTATATGATGTGGAGGAGGTAGATGTGAAAGATCCTAACTATGATGATGACCAG GAGAACTGTGTTTATGAAACTGTAGTTCTGCCTTTGGATGAGAGAGCGTTTGAGAAGACTTTAACACCAATCATTCAGGAATATTTTGAGCATGGAGATACTAATGAGGTTGCG gaaatgctaagagatttaaatcttGGTGAAATGAAAAGTGGAGTACCAGTGTTAGCAGTGTCCTTGGCTTTGGAAGGGAAGGCTAGTCATAGAGAAATGACATCTAAGCTTCTTTCTGACCTTTGTGGGACAGTTATGAGCACAAATGATgtagaaaaatcatttgataaattGTTGAAAGATCTACCTGAATTAGCTCTGGATACTCCTAGAGCGCCACAg TTGGTGGGCCAGTTTATTGCCAGAGCTGTTGGAGATGGAATTTTATGTAATACCTATATTGATAGTTACAAAGGAACTGTAGATTGTGTACAGGCTAG agctGCTCTGGACAAGGCTACAGTGCTCCTGAGTATGTCTAAAGGTAGAAAGCGTAAAGACAGTGTGTGGGGCTCTGGAGGTGGGCAGCAGTCTGTTAATCGCCTTGTCAAAGAG ATTGATATGCTGCTGAAAGAGTATTTACTCTCTGGAGACATATCTGAAGCTGAACATTGCCTTAAGGAACTGGAAGTACCTCATTTTCACCATGAGCTTGTTTATGAG GCTATTGTAATGGTTTTAGAGTCAACTGGAGAAAgtacatttaaaatgattttggattTATTAAAATCTCTTTGGAAGTCTTCTACAATTACTGTAGACCAAATGAAAAGG GGTTATGGAAGAATTTACAGTGAAATTCCAGACATTAATCTGGATGTCCCACATTCATACTCGGTGCTTGAACGATTTGTTGAAGAATGTTTTCAGGTTGGAATAATTTCCAAACAACTCAGAGATCTTTGTCCTTCAAG GGGCAGAAAGCGTTTTGTAAGTGAAGGAGATGGAGGTCGTCTTAAACCAGAGAGCTACTGA